Genomic window (Verrucomicrobiota bacterium JB022):
GCCTGCAAGACATATTGCCGCCAATCCGCCGCGTCCGCCGCCGAAGGGAGCGTATAGGACTGCTCGTCGATGATGCTGCCGGATGCGTTGGAGAAGCGCAGCCAGACGCGCACCCCCTCCCCTGAATTGACGCGGGCGCGGAAGCGGACCTGATAGGTCTTGCCCGCGGTGGCGGGGACTTCCTCGCTTTTGAGGGAAGAATTGAGCGAAGCGGAGTTATCGGTCACGCGCACGCCATAGCTGCCATTAAATGCTGCATTGGTGTCGGCGACGCTGAGGCCGTTATCGCCGGTGTCGTCCCAGAAGTCGAGTTGCCCTTCGAAGCCGGGATTGGCGATCCCGACCGGGAGCACGCCCAGGCGAAAGCCGTCGAAATCGACCGTCGCCTCTTTGTCGTCATATGAGCGGACTGCAATGCGGCAGCTTGCGGTGCCAGCTGGCGCGTCGCCTGTGATTGAGACCAGTCGCCACTCAGTCCAGTAATCTTTGATCTGGGTGGAAACGTTGCGAAGAACGTTGTTCGAGCTGTTCAGGAACTGCAATTGGACAACAGCTCCCGTATCGTCGCCCGCCACGAATTTGGTCCAGAATTGTAATTGGCACGTCTCGCCCGGGTTGACGCTGTAGCTGCCACTTTCCAGACGTGAGCTGTAGGCTGAGCCGCTGCCGACACTGGTATCGGTCAGGCGAAGACGATAAGTGCCGTCTTTGGCACTGCCTGAGACCACGGCGGAAAAGGAGGCCTCCGCCTGCACCCAACCGGTGATGCCCGACTCGAAACTGCCGTTGCTTAGCGATAGGGAATCGAGCATGTCGGTAAACGAGTTGCCACTGGTAGCGTCGGGAGCCATGGCGCCGCCCGAAAACTGCGCAGCGGTGATGCCGATGAAGTCGTTGTCGACCACAGAGATGTCATCCGAGCCGGTATTGTCGATCTGGATTCCACTGGAGGGCGACCGCAGCACCCACACGTTGTCGCCGAACAGGTGATCGGTGCTTGCTTCCTTGAGGTAGATCGCGCCTTCATTCTCTAGCAGGAAACGGTTGTGTAAAATCTTCCAGTCGTTGTTGCCGCCTCCGAGCCATACACCACCGTTGTAGTAGCCGTCGTTGGGCGCACTGAAGTCGCAGTTGTAGACGACATTGCGGGGGCCATTGATGCCGTGGCTGGTGTCGTTGGCAGAATAGACGGCGCCGCCATAACTTCCGTCGCCCACATTGGAAAGCACGACACAGTTTTCGAAGAGATTTTCGTTGGCGTAGCCGGCATGGAACTGCGCATCGCTGCCGTAGAAGGTGCTGTTGCGGATCACATTGCCGGATGCGCCCCACTGGACGATCGGCGCGTGGCGCAGGAAGGCAGTCGACACGTCTTCCATCAGGCAGTCGTAGGATTGATCCCAACCGACGTAGGCGCTCCCGCCGTGGCCCTTCCAGACGCCATCGATCATCGTGCAGTCGCGGATCTCGCCATACTTCGAGCTGACCATGTAGAGCGGATGGCGGCCAGCCTTCCTGACCGTCACGTTTTGCGCCCAGCATTCCCAAGCGTTGCTGAAGAGAAAGCCGCAGATCCAGAGATCGGTAGTCTGCTCCAGCGTCAGGTCTTCAACTCCGCAGCGCTCGATGGGCGCGAGTTTGCGGACATAGGGCACGTCTGCC
Coding sequences:
- a CDS encoding carbohydrate binding domain-containing protein, which codes for MKNTTPLLHRPQFRNLKPLASLIAGLSAVTAFADIVGPDGLTYPDWTKAGIAGGIPAVTSPLVDLSAYGSDSADDSAAIEAAAASLTSGGVVYLGAGTYYLDRPVVIENSGVVLRGAGEGSTKIVFRWAGPTSAPEFTRPASGSTVYRNTYIQAFANPDDLKKLTIKVDGTTVQSVSRSSNSEVPICSISTSGQKVISKAGAGSVTLSVEAQYFSSATQTSSMTVTLDSSTVSDPWRIPNEVGGVGLIGAISFLGGQPTFNNTIYSQKNLTATAARGDDEIVLSSGHGFSVGDKLEIQAPPTSRWNAETGNPITFGVHRANQYEVTGVSGNTLTVDGNFRVEFTLADVPYVRKLAPIERCGVEDLTLEQTTDLWICGFLFSNAWECWAQNVTVRKAGRHPLYMVSSKYGEIRDCTMIDGVWKGHGGSAYVGWDQSYDCLMEDVSTAFLRHAPIVQWGASGNVIRNSTFYGSDAQFHAGYANENLFENCVVLSNVGDGSYGGAVYSANDTSHGINGPRNVVYNCDFSAPNDGYYNGGVWLGGGNNDWKILHNRFLLENEGAIYLKEASTDHLFGDNVWVLRSPSSGIQIDNTGSDDISVVDNDFIGITAAQFSGGAMAPDATSGNSFTDMLDSLSLSNGSFESGITGWVQAEASFSAVVSGSAKDGTYRLRLTDTSVGSGSAYSSRLESGSYSVNPGETCQLQFWTKFVAGDDTGAVVQLQFLNSSNNVLRNVSTQIKDYWTEWRLVSITGDAPAGTASCRIAVRSYDDKEATVDFDGFRLGVLPVGIANPGFEGQLDFWDDTGDNGLSVADTNAAFNGSYGVRVTDNSASLNSSLKSEEVPATAGKTYQVRFRARVNSGEGVRVWLRFSNASGSIIDEQSYTLPSAADAADWRQYVLQAIAPASTAFVRVRIRSFATSGLEADFDDFVLMEAPDRPTPSTPSIFAWQRL